The genomic stretch CCAGTCTAAAAGTTAATAGGTATTGGATTTTCTGTCAAAAATGTATCAGTAGCCCATCCTTGTCATCCCTTAGAAAGTACATAAATGTATAGCCGGTCTCGATTATTATTACGGATGTATTGATGTGATTTTGTCATTAAAGCAGCGTAGTGGGTTTATATACCCCTATCCCCCAGAAGAAATGAGACCTCTATCAACTGTCTGCGACCTGTTAAATTGCAAAGAATAATCATGATAATGAACACTCACGTTAAAAATGTCAGCGAAAAATGAGGGGTTTTTCTGAATTGTAACTTCTTTAGTATAAGTTGTGGCAATTCCACCATTAGCACTTCCTTGTGCTGCTACATCGGCATGAGCAGATGCGTCAACGTCAACATCAATCCTTTTTTGGATTTGTGGAGGTCCAACAATATCACCTTGTCCTCCTATATAACCACCGAGAAATGCTGTTTTACGGTGATGGTGTTTACGTGGTTTGTAATGTGTGTGAATAATTTCTTTTTCGACTACTTGAGTTTGAGGTACGCTGTAAACCTGTAATTTTGATGTTATCTAttaatgttttcaatatatGGAATGTCAGTATATACAAAGATGTTagcacatattttaatattccacTTTGAAGTAGGTAGGAATGTTTTTTGGAATTTGATATAGAGTGCATACGTAGTAAATACGTATCATAGGTAGTTTGTGATTTATCATCGTAATTAATCATTGAAACACATTTGAAAAAACCGATAGATCATTGTCTTGCAAGAATCGGTACCTGAAAgagttatttactattttatgttGCAAATACGAGTAGGTGGCTGCCTGCAAGCCCTTGGTGCTTTTATATGAAAACTTCAAAACAAACCTGGGAAAAAATGTAACTATGTTGGGGTTTTTGCCATGGTGGCTGATAGCTTGCTCCGAATgctgtgttaaataaataattaaaaacgacTTGTAAATTAAGTTCTCCTTGTTTGAGTAGGTCAACGTTTGGCCTCCATAAATTACTCACTTCTTTCACGACGACTGGTTGTACAGATTCATGTATAACTCTCTTTTCTATTTCAACAGCTGGCTGTACTTCATTGACTGAGTCGATATTTATCTCAGtgtgtaattttttatgtactGGCGTGACTTTTTTCGAGAAGGATAATCCTGATGAGCCCTCTAAGGAAGTTGCACCTTCCTGAAATGTAGCATAAATAGGtcacaaaagattttttatattttaccttaACCAAATACGCTGCAAACATTCTGAACACAAGCACCACACATgtgaaaatgtaaataagtgaaAACTAGAAGCATAATTATTCTAATGCATTCTGAAGTATTAACATGCTTTGCGTAATAtaccataaaatatatatactttgcCACACAAAACATTATATATGCATGCAAGTTGCACATATTGAAAATTTCCTTTACCTTTGTCAGTGGATTTTATAATCGGGGGTTAAATTCTGTTGATATATAGagacaattaataataatggatTAAGTATCTTATAATCTTTATTGGTAAGGAAAACAGTACTTCATTAGTAACTAACTACTTGTAACACTAAGTATGTCATAGCTTAAATAAAGATGTTTCATAGTTTCTTTTGTTCAGCACGTAACGCTTTCTCCTGTGCCTTTAGTTCCTTTTTCTTTTGCTTCTCTTCTTTCCATTTTATTCTCATTCCACTAAAATTGTTACCTACCATTCCAGTTGCGGCATAATTATTTCCTGCTTGAGCCGATGCATATCCTTGTCCTGCAGCTGAATTATCACCATTCACTCCTCCAGCAAGACCTGCCTGTGCTTGAATACCATTGCCTGCAGTTGCTCCAGCAAATAATCCACCTGTGAAATTTAAAAGCacaaatcattatattataatgtaggtTGTAgcatattttatactagctgtgaTAACGATGGCTCGCAATGTAATGCTACATTGTCTAACACCCTATGGCTTAGGTCTTTTCAAACGAGTTGTCAGTTCCAGACATACAAATAACCagctttaaaatatacaaagccCGGAAAGTAAAGATAGTAATGCAACTCCGTAATAGACTAAGTGCAAGAATAATATACCCAGGGGAACTTCAATCATAGATCATTTAAAAACTGCGAATAAACCACCAATGGCAGATGATCCTGAGCACCTATAAATTACAGTTTTACCTGATTTATTGTAGTTTCACTTCAAATTTTGAGAAGATTTGTTGTTCTGGGTAAGCAACGTGGATTTGACAGAGAATAAGGCATACGTCGGTCTCATATCCTACCAATAATTAATAGTAATCTCAAACtgagaattaaaatatatattctttgtTGACTTTGATAAAGAAGATGAACTACTTTTTTAAGGTTTGCTGTTGTGGAAGCGGTAACACTCTCGGTTTTGCACGTTTGTATTGTCTTGactgagaggtttgctgctttTGGCTGAGATCCTCCATCATAAGACCAGATCGTTCCGAAAATTAGATAACAACACAACTGATAATACAATGAAAagataattgttaaaaatggTCTAGAATTTATAGAGTTTTGGTGCTCGACAAAAACGATTATGTCCTCTTAGATATTACATAAGATGTATCGCGCGACTGCCGCgatcaatacttataaaaaaaaattcactctcattaCTTTTCTCCATCGCgtcaaaaaaagtataacttctaaaattaTAGGCAATAATCTTCTACTTATCTAACATCTTTCTTCTTATAGCAATTcttgtgtatgtatatatatatatatataataaataaaagaattgctcgtatttatatatacagtaattggaatctcggaatcggctccaacgattttggtatacagggggtttcgggagcGATCGATCTAgataggattcatttttagaaaatgtcattttattcgtgttttgtCGATAATCAACTTAAACATAAACtcactttttttattgaaagaaaagtaacaaaaaggTGGCGTTTGGGTAGTCCcaatttaaactgaaaaatatgactCTTCCTGACTTGAtgatgtagtaagtatatctgAATTGttggaattgttgtttctttaaagttctataaaacagtccgcgacaacatacgactattttgaTAAgccgactcattcgcggacgaagtcgcgcgggtccgctagtaattttaataaaagactAAGTTTGAACTGTTGTCACTTTTACTTGTAAAGTTTAACTATGTCCAGTgtgtatattaaaatagtaatgattaTATTTCTATCAAtgttgtgtattgtcgtagtatatttatttatttaatgttgtttTAAAGTTAAGCTAAGTTCATTCATTGGGTATTGTCTATTTCTTTAATGATATTACCTGTTGATCCTCCATTTTGTCCTGCGACTGCACCTCCAAGGCCGGCTATTGCTGATTGACCATGAGGGGTACCGGCTTCAGCATACAAACCTCCTGCAGTATTTCCGCCTGTTAAAATGCAATTTGAGTCAATATATTTTGTCAACATATTTTAGCACAAACAAACTACTAAGATGGtacgttataatttttatctagtttttaattaatccaGATCATGTTAATGAATGTAGATGAAACATAATAGCTTGCATTGGCAGCTTAGTTAGTCATAGCAGATATTTTGCATAAATAATGCAATCATGCAAGGTAAGAATCATTCtacatttaatgtacttaagagcCTTGTAATATAGTTTCACTCATTAACTCCAACTTAACTATCTCTTTGTTGTTCAAATACAGACAATGAGATATCTAAAATTGGCCGGTTTTAGAATTTTCAGTCAAgtaccagcacggctagcataggcaggacacaattatctccccggggaaagtataaaaatgcatcttctcccacagctttatctactttcagagcactggcgaacaagtggaaataatatccaaataataaatgtgtaataataaacggggga from Pararge aegeria chromosome 15, ilParAegt1.1, whole genome shotgun sequence encodes the following:
- the LOC120629921 gene encoding uncharacterized protein LOC120629921, whose product is MKTSTSVILLAVLISQTQSAPQFITFKDGKIGVNFGGYHAGVGFGGLFGGNTAGGLYAEAGTPHGQSAIAGLGGAVAGQNGGSTGGLFAGATAGNGIQAQAGLAGGVNGDNSAAGQGYASAQAGNNYAATGMEGATSLEGSSGLSFSKKVTPVHKKLHTEINIDSVNEVQPAVEIEKRVIHESVQPVVVKEVYSVPQTQVVEKEIIHTHYKPRKHHHRKTAFLGGYIGGQGDIVGPPQIQKRIDVDVDASAHADVAAQGSANGGIATTYTKEVTIQKNPSFFADIFNIPISTLKAVGNFLGNTAANTHVAVQKSAQVQAETDSISSKHEPSSSSLPSSSSSSAHISVETPSASKFIDDILAIPINTLSAVNTFLENNVPARKSVQVSDDGTVEHSRVRLGPARRRANKHVVIVKEETPVESVTEQ